A segment of the Synechococcus sp. CBW1002 genome:
TGGCGAAGGGAAGGGTGAAGAGCGCCTGCCGGGTTCGGGGCCAGGTGAAGGCCACGCCGCAGGCAATGTCGGCCTTGCCGGTGGTGATGGCGTCGAACCCCTGATCGATGCTGGCCACCGGAATGAAGTGAAGGCTTGTGGCCCCCGCCTCGTCTTTCACGGCGCTCAGCACATCAACGGCGAGACCCTCATAGCTGTCGCCCCGTTTCTCGATGAACGGCAGAACGGCATCGAAGACCACGGCCCTCAGTTCGCCCGTCGCGGGGCGGGACTGGGCGGCAGGCGGCATCAGACCGGCCAGCAGCACGAGGGCACCCAGGACGGGGACGAGCCGGGAACGCATCGGAATCCGCTGAACGACCATCCATGGATATCCGGTACCGCTGGGGCCAGTCGGCAGGACATACATATTGAAAGGAAGACTGGCTGAGTCAGGCATCATCGGTCCTGGCCAGGGCGGGCATCCTGCGGTGTTGATCGCACTGGCCACCGCCAGGGGAACGTTGCCCTGGTTCCCGATGCAATGTCAGGGGCGTGCCAGGCCCCATGGGTGCCATCAGTGCCGGTAGCGTCAGCTGATTCCCCCGGTCCCATGGATGGTGAACGGCTCTGAACGACCTGAGCGCCCGGCGCCCCAGGCCCCGGCAGGGCATCTGCCGGTCCAGCTGATCCACCGCTATCTCCGCCTGTTTGCCTTCTACGACCGCGATGGCGACGGACGCCACACCCTGCGCGGCGATTTCGAGCCGGTGGCTGCTCAGCTCGCTCAGCGCTGGCAGGGTCGGAGGACTCCCTTCCCGAATCTGCTGCAGCTTCTTCTCGACACCTACAGGCACGAAAACGCGCGTCGAGACAGCGACCATGACGGACTGGTGACTCAGGTGGAGTTCGTGGCCTCCCACGCGCGGGTGTTCGCTGCCTTCCAGGCCGATCCGGATGGTGCACGGCGGTTCATCGCCCGGTCCGCCGGTGGTTTTTTCGACGTGCTCGACCTCGATGGCTATGGCATGCTCTGCCTCGACGACCTGGCGGCCTTCGCCTCCGCCTACGGCCATCCCACCGGCAGCATCGCCGCCAACCTCGATGCAATGCTCGCCGGCCTGGGTTTGCCGGCAGGCCTGCTGCCGCGCGAGGCTTTCCTGACGCTGGTGGAACAGTATTGGTTCGATCCCTCCCCGGAGGCGCCCGGCCGCCACCTCTTTGATGGCGTGGGCCTGTCCGATCCATCCGATGCCCACACCGCAAGCATTGCCCCCCCATCAGTGGATGACAAGCCTGGACTGGATGGGCCTGAACGCTGAACGGATTGGAGGGGTGCACTGTTTGTTTGAGGTGGGTGCCTTTTATTGGACAGTTCCGGCCCCTGACATCGTTAACCCAGGACGGGTGGAACATGGTTCGGCCTCAGTGTAGACCGCGTGGGGAGTTTTGCCTCCAAGGGAACTGTGAGGTCTTACATGGCAATACCGCCACAGGAAGCGGGCCAGGCTGATTTCAGCGTCCCAGCCATCGCTGTATGCCCGTAGGTAGACCTCCTCGTACTTGACAGTCCTCCACAGCCGTTCAACAAGGATGTTGTCGTAGCACCGCTTTCTGCCGGACCAGCTGATCTGGATCCGCTCCCCTTTGAGTCTGGCCACAAAGTCAGCGGACGTGAACTGACAGCCTTGATCGGAGTGGAAGATCTCTGGCCTACGGCCGCCTCCCAAGGCCATCTCCAGGGCCTCCAGACAGAACTTCGTGTCAAGGCTGTTGGAGAGCCTCCAGCTGAGCACATGCCTGGAATGGAGATCCATGATCGCCACCAGATAGAGGAACCCTTTCTGCAGAGGGATGTAGGTGATGTCGGTCGCCCAGACCTGATCCACCGACGTGACCTGCGTGAGGTCCACCAGGCAGGGGAACCGCACGGACGGATCACCTGGAACCGTCGTCCGGGGCTTCTGGTAGATCGCCCGTAATCCCATGCGCCGCATGAGGTTTCGCACTCGATCTCGGCTGATCGGGATACCATCTTGGGCCAGATAGTCCACCATCCGGCGGCTGCCGCTGCAGGGATCCTCCAGGTAGAGAGCATCGATCCTGGCCATGATCCGCAGCGTCGATACACGGACCGGTGTCGGCCGGTAGTACAGCGTGGATCGAGGCAGCCCCAGCAGCGCACACTGCCTGCTGATGCTGAGCTCGGGGTGGTCGTGATCGACCAGCTTGCGCAGTTCACGGGCATCAGAGCAGTTGAGACTTTTTTTTGAGCCACTCCAGCTCCATCTGCAGCCGTCCGATCTGCTGGAACAGCTCCGCCTCCTTGGCCTGCCCCTCCTCCTTGTCCTTGGTCTTCTTGCCTCGGGTGAAGAGCTCGCTGGCACCGTCCAGGAGCTGCCGCTTCCACTGGCTCACCTGGATCGGGTGGATGGCGTGGTCGGCGGCGATCTCCTGGATCGTCTTGCGGCCACTGATCGCCTCCATGGCGACCCTGGCCTTGAACTCGGGGCTGTGGGTGCGGCGCTTGCTCATCGGTGGGAGCCCCTTTCAGGGGCGGTACCCCGCCTCAGAGGTTAACGATGGGGCCTGTCCAGAAAAGCCAGACCACCTCAGTTCCCCGATCATTCGATTCAGACATCGCTTGCTGATCACAGCAAAAAACCTCGCCAGGGATTGATCCAAAACATCCTCAATGGCCGCATTCTTCGCCATTGCATGCCTGGTTAACGGGCAAGGCAGTTCAACAGCAGTTATCAGCAATGGTCATCCTTGTCGACAGCAGCCATACAATGAAGGTTAGACGCTCTTGACAGCTGATCGCCCAAGAAAAGGTATCCTTAGAACTCACTCCTCTTTTCAGATCCATTCTCCTTAAGATCCATATTTCCGAAATCCCTCCCATTTAGTGCTGTTTCTCATTTGAGAGATCCAAGCTCTTGAATCCGCTAGTTTCAGCCGATCCAATCCTCCCTTTCAGCAGGGGTTGAACCATGGCTCACCCATTGAAGCGTTCGTTCGATAGGTAACGCCTTCCTCCATAGGATGACGTTGTCGTTGTCAGGTGGGAGGCGCCCCCAATCTGTGGCTCAACAAACTGGATGATGGGTTGCATCTGGCGGTGCTGTTCGTGCCCGACGATCGCGGCACACCACCACGCTGCGCTCAGGGCACTGCGGGATCTCTCCAATCACAACAACGACGAGGGCCGCCCCTTCATCGAAGGCCAGGCAGAGCTGCTGGGTGGCGGCCGCATTCCGGTTGGTCATGCCAACGTCAATGACCCGCCGCTGTATCGCTTCTTCCGCTACCTGGAGGCGATCACCGCCAGCCCGATCGCCGTCGGCCACAAACCACACCCCCCGCGATCTGCTGGTTCAGCG
Coding sequences within it:
- a CDS encoding EF-hand domain-containing protein, with amino-acid sequence MVNGSERPERPAPQAPAGHLPVQLIHRYLRLFAFYDRDGDGRHTLRGDFEPVAAQLAQRWQGRRTPFPNLLQLLLDTYRHENARRDSDHDGLVTQVEFVASHARVFAAFQADPDGARRFIARSAGGFFDVLDLDGYGMLCLDDLAAFASAYGHPTGSIAANLDAMLAGLGLPAGLLPREAFLTLVEQYWFDPSPEAPGRHLFDGVGLSDPSDAHTASIAPPSVDDKPGLDGPER
- a CDS encoding IS3 family transposase; the protein is MRKLVDHDHPELSISRQCALLGLPRSTLYYRPTPVRVSTLRIMARIDALYLEDPCSGSRRMVDYLAQDGIPISRDRVRNLMRRMGLRAIYQKPRTTVPGDPSVRFPCLVDLTQVTSVDQVWATDITYIPLQKGFLYLVAIMDLHSRHVLSWRLSNSLDTKFCLEALEMALGGGRRPEIFHSDQGCQFTSADFVARLKGERIQISWSGRKRCYDNILVERLWRTVKYEEVYLRAYSDGWDAEISLARFLWRYCHVRPHSSLGGKTPHAVYTEAEPCSTRPGLTMSGAGTVQ
- a CDS encoding transposase, whose product is MSKRRTHSPEFKARVAMEAISGRKTIQEIAADHAIHPIQVSQWKRQLLDGASELFTRGKKTKDKEEGQAKEAELFQQIGRLQMELEWLKKKSQLL